The DNA window acttaaataatgcacttcaccagccaaacaaacccactcttcctttctttgcacagcgcatgcaacagcagccccaggagccgggcccgccgccagcgtctcctcctcctctgggcacagccagccagccgttcccaccgccccgcccctgctctgcagaacaagaaaaaacgaaaaagtaccaacacacgcacccaaagcgtaagccagacaagaccagcctctccaaggccacacacacgcaaaaaaacaaaaaaaaacaaaaacactacaacaaaataaaataaaatgaaaaagaaaaagcaagctgtcgcctcgcccccgcccgtccccccaccccaccacattcgccccctccgcttgttttcctttctacaatttccctcttttccacccaatatcccgccgcggtttacgggcaccggccgattttgcgcccgcccacatgtgtgcctactccccaccaccattccctccgcagcccgcagcccgcagcccgcagcccgcagcccgcttttcccccctccctgcccacaccacaccacaccacaccacaccacaccacaccacaccacaccgacggtgctgacgtcgacacgcacccaagacaggggccacgaccgtcttttttcctgggcccatccccgcaccgcacctccttccaatcatcaacgctgtggcgcctgtgtccgcgcgagacgcgtgcgcgccgcctctctcaacatccgtccgccgtccgccgtccgccgtccgccggccggcccgtttttcggcccccaggccatccgtcaaccaccactgcccctgcccgccccgcaccacaccacacaccgctgcttgccccggccgttgccaccaaaggcgccaaccgcagcccgcgcgcgccagaaagagatggcaaaactacagggacccagccgaccgacgaaaatcagagcaattggccgggaggatcaaaaagagagctccgaaaaccaccgtagcgaggcgtgggaggaaacgttacgagaagcaggaagggaccaggaaaaattctggaaatttcttaaaactcgtaaactagacacgaaacatctacatctacatggggaaggaacgaccccacagaccgagctgaagcactggcggattcactagaaaggcaattccaagcaccagaagcggtagatgacgaaactgatgaccaccaggaaatggtactcagaagggtaaaaccgcatcctaagtgccccgatcagaacatctttcacaatccaataaacgcagaaaccccgtatcttatcacatcacaaacatacacacatcctaagaaggcatcaggcccagattccatcaaaccgcaactactacatcacctacctccagcaactatcaattatctatctaacatcaatatataatgcttgcttcagactaaactacttggaaacaggcccgagtcatcacattaccaaagccaaacaaggacttattatttccgcaaaactataggccaacttccttggaaaggttctcggaaagctcattcaaactgaactgaagaaattcaattcttaaaggataacaacataatcatcccacaacaattccgattccgcgaagaacacagcaccacccaccaggtgaccagactagtcgagcacatatgtcaggccagaaacattagacacagtactggagcagtcctgcttacattggaaaagcattcggataacgccttatctacaagctccaccagtacaactgccccatccacattattgcttcttttctccgcaacagagcattctatgtccatgtaccaggagcggcaagtaacactagatccatagaggctggagtcccgcaaggctcagtgctggggcccattctctactcaatatacacaaacaaacagctgggaggacacttgtcactatttgcagacgacactgcagtctaccgcagcagttctaacctgcaatatagagtcacaaaaatagagcaacacctacaatccatccagaaatgggctaaccaaaaaaacaataaacgcggagaaaacccaagcaatacaatacgattcacattcaaaaagaatacctcctaacctgcatatacgcctcagaaataacaatcttccatggtcaggcacaataaagtatctaggcatcaagctggacaagaggttgacatttagagaccatgttacacacgtttgtaacaaggctgcagcagcaatattcagactgtacccaatcatcaaaggaaacagaataaatatgcgcgccaaaaagaaaatcttcaaaaccgtcataggaaccagccatcacttacggctctgaaaaatctcgtcaatggccgcagacaccaaacataacaagagtaaaaaagggtgcagaacaaatacttcagaattactgctgatgccggccggtaccagacaaaccgagacatatacacaaaccataacatactcaatcaaaatcccggaaatcatccaaagaaaaatccataaagttttttttttttttttttttttgttttttttccaccaaaccacggattcgaaccacccactcatcagaaatctgggaccaaaatccacccgacccaagaacgacatttcccatcacgacaaaacaccacaaactacaacataccatgataaacaaaaataaaatacaaacaccataacactcactcaaacaaacaaacatctacacacacccaagagaccctatcatcccatcattttgttacccaacataatcagacagaaggcagggatcaaggacagatccggtccttcgagtacagggggtaaaaaatacccatcagaccagctctctctctctctctcctcctcgcttctccgtgccgacgctgccccgcacacgcgttcgcgttcgcgttcgcgctcgcgttcggccgacaccacacgacaggtctttggggccccgccactgcgcacacgcacgcctcctcctcttccttagttctttttcgcttttcttttctcccccgccccccgctctcaccgccacatcatcccgcaacccttggggcatgtttcccaacatcaacgcgccccaattccactctctgcccgtgccgcactctccactttgcttctccccgtcccctacacacacgactaccgaaaccccggttgacacaccttctcgtaggacaggggtgcgtgcgtgcgtgcgtgcgttgtcttgacggtgacagcaacagcaacggatccgtccatcccattcccccccactcggtaaagaaccatgttcaacccacactacacaacaaggggggcacacacgaacgcgaaagaaagggcagggcaggggcaactatctcgtacacattcttcctcagaacccacatatcgcatcaacgaacggcaggccaattgcggactcagccgtgtcaggcaaatccaacccaaccaacacctcccacggaaaccctgacactgatccagcagtacgtccacatacatcgccacaccaaatacgggtgacgagtgagcaacaaatggaacaatacacaacaagggctgacctaataaaaactgcacgtcacgtcataccttccagacagacgcagttccgacgggacggcggaaccgtatacgtacctttcagccacaacaaccgaccgactggacacgcccgcgtctccagccagccaaccaccagggccacacagcccgcaagtttcagcgtcaacacttcttaacgtacgttgcaaacttttcaaaacattgccacacacacacacacacacacacacacacacaccacgaaaagcgtcaacctctctcacactggatacactcaacactttttgtcggcggagcttgagggccaacggttgacacacccccaccggccacacaggtttccctttgaaaattgcagtgacggaggagacgcggcattacgagagggttgtttccgagagcgcgagctggacggagctgcggcgccgccgccgccgccgccgccgccgccgaggggtaatgaacgcacgcgatgccgcatgacagcccatcacccaaagtttcacccacaactgcacaggtcgcacccccttttcgcgccatactagtgtcgatcgtcaattacagctgacggtgttcgcatttgccacttgacgagagggggggggggggggggaaaagaaaacaaacatctgacacgccatgtgtttctctctctctctgttacatctaggtcattcggcagccactgtaaaaaaaaaaaaaaaaaaaaaaaaaaaaaaaaatatttttacgacatggttgggtaagtgatttaaagacaacaattgtgggtcacacaccatagaccatttcgatagtgttcttgttcttctctttttcctttttttatcgctcaattgaaatcaaacctggggatgatgcaatgctgcgatatggcacaaccgtcgtccattgtacacaactcgggaacaaaaagaaaccaattcagggaacgttcgttccttcacaacgtttctttcaacgcacttggtctttaccatcctgtatattcaacacacatttcctttcatcaaactagggcatttccataacagtatttgcaatactgcttcttcgacgtcatttcaccatcttaactagagacaaacaaacaagaaaatagcaaaacagccttgagaaccccgtccaccaaatttcagttagcacggcatccaagattcttttccggggagtgcagtgcagctgacgctgctcagaccatataccgtcgccagtctcactcaactcttgcgcattccattctacgctacgtgactatgcaaaaatgaatgaatcaaacccgcccagagagcgtcttgtgcgaggggacacacgatatagagaacaacaaaacacacaggggacaccaccacagttggagagaacgtttccaccacggcagccgcgccgttacgcgctttttttttttcctcccccccactgcacacctccgacaccacgggaacgttcaccgtcccgttgccctacactggcgtttcttttcaaccccccaccctattcctcgctccccggacattcgaccgatcacaaagtgcaacctctcgttaccgtcgggtgcccctcttcatccccggggcgccaacaacaaaacaaaaacaccaccgacgccgtcgtctcgcgtcacctcactcaactgagcggaaaatacacgtacatccagaatgacgacaccgcctccagacgtcagacgtcaggtcgaaagagggcaccgtacgtcgtggcgcgtggtctcctaactcacctcgcgcgtacaaatacaatgcaatgcgtgtctcctcacgttcacacacacctccacgctccacttttacgtcgcccaaccaaccaactactaacttaacccacccgctcggcgtagaagcagctgtaggcggcaacgtgtttctcaccctcgccaccaacggtgtgacatccgacaatcgcggtttgctttccgttccacacctccggccataccatacaaaggggacaaaaaaaaaaaaaaaaatatatatatcaaacaagccaactccagcgatccgcccccctaacaccaacacgtctcgaaacacccacgcccacgacccggctgtggcctaaagtgcgtatcccaacgtcacaccaaaaccaaaggcgccggcgccgcaccacaccacaccacaagctacagctacagctgtgccgcccgtccacccgctcacaacaacaacaacaacaacaacaacaattccgcccttcccgcaaaggcattttggtggccctgaaaagggccgttttttcttttcttcgccgcgccgcggacgagcctcctatttccaagagccacctccttacttggagctcgtgtacttggtcaccgccttcgtgccctcgctcaccgcgtgcttggccagctcgccaggcagcaagagccgcacagcggtctggatctcgcgggacgtgatggtcgagcgcttgttgtagtgcgccaggcgagaagcctcggccgcaatgcgctcgaaaatgtcgttcacgaagctgttcatgatgctcatcgccttcgaagagatgcccgtgtcagggtgcacctgcttcagcaccttgtagatgtagatggcatagctctccttcctcttgcgcttcttcttcttgtcgcccttcgaaatgttcttctgcgccttgccagccttcttggcggctttcccgctagtcttgggcggcatcacgaacaaacaggcaggcaggcaggcaggcaggcacgcgcagtcagtcagtcagtcaggcgctccgctccagtcagcgtctccccacacagtggcacccgccgcacgccgccgccgcacctttaccagctcgccctgctgcggccgccgaccaatggggcgcgcgcgcaaccggccgccgcacccgagcccataaaggacccccaccccgccggcgccggcacgcactccgctgctcgactcgctgcggctcgcaccgtttggggcgttgtgctttttctttctcgcttctttccaaactagcccatcgccatgtccggacgcggaaagggaggcaaagtcaagggcaagtcaaagtcccgctcaagcagggctgggctccagttcccggtcggcagaatccaccgcctcctgcgcaagggaaactacgccgagcgcgtcggcgccggggcgcccgtctacctcgccgccgtcatggagtacctcgcggctgaggtgctcgagctggccggaaacgcggcccgcgacaacaagaagacgcgcatcatcccgcgccacctgcagctcgccatacgcaacgacgaggagctcaacaagctcttgtcgggcgtcaccatcgcacagggaggtgtcctgcccaacatccaggccgtcctgctgccaaagaagaccgagaagaaggcctaaaagagagacagcgcaatcggcaaccgccgcgtgctcccttggcacgcagcgcgccatttgccgcctcggctcaaaaaacaaaacacaatcggcccttttcagggccaccacacaaacctacgtccaaagcagaattccagtcgttcgtcgcaccacttttctctctctctctctctctctctctctctctctctctctctgtgtacggtttttttttccttcttacacacacaggcgccgccatcttgtacacacgtacttggccacctcctccactcaactccacgcacgcacagtctcgcgaccattaaccagcacacgtggcgcacaacaacacacctcaaaaataacccctcggcgctcagccgcgccgcaacacacagcccatccaccgacaagaagcatacaagcaaagagggaggggaaggaaggaaggaaggagctcacacaacgcaagggcacgcttccttccctcccaaccgcaccgcacaccacgtcaaaaaaaactccaaacaaaactaaaaggccaagtagactaaaaaggaaaagaaaaaccagcaacacagactctttcgcacttttcaacttccgaacactgtggtggccctgaaaagggccgtttttcaatctatctctctttccttccttcggtctcacaccgcctaaccgccgaaaccgtacagggtgcgcccctgcctcttcagggcgtacaccacgtccatggccgtcacagtcttgcgcttggcgtgctcagtgtacgtcaccgcgtcgcggatcacgttctccaggaacaccttcagcactccgcgcgtctcctcgtagatcagaccagagatgcgcttcacgccgcccctgcgcgccaggcggcggatcgcgggcttcgtgatgccctggatgttgtcgcgcaacaccttgcggtgccgcttggcgccacccttgccgagcccctttcctcccttgccgcggcctgtcattcttcttcttcaagcgtctcaaccacaataatataaaaaacagaaagcaaggcaagctcctcacccggcgctagcgagtcggctacggttgtggcgcccagcgcgcgcgccgcccccctatatagactctggggccccgcggcccgccctcccctccccccaccaccgcgcaccgagggcatataagcgcagcacccggggcgcgcgggcccgttgtcaaggcagcaccggacgccgtcgcgcacgcatatcctccacgccgcatccgcatccgcatccgcatccgcagtagccatggcccggacaaagcaaacggcccgcaagtccaccggcggaaaggcgccgcgcaaacagctcgccaccaaggcggcgaggaagagcgcgcccgccaccggcggcgtcaagaagccccaccgctacaggccgggcaccgtcgccctgcgagaaatcaggcgctaccagaagagcacagagctgctcatccgcaag is part of the Schistocerca gregaria isolate iqSchGreg1 unplaced genomic scaffold, iqSchGreg1.2 ptg001178l, whole genome shotgun sequence genome and encodes:
- the LOC126329393 gene encoding histone H2B — translated: MPPKTSGKAAKKAGKAQKNISKGDKKKKRKRKESYAIYIYKVLKQVHPDTGISSKAMSIMNSFVNDIFERIAAEASRLAHYNKRSTITSREIQTAVRLLLPGELAKHAVSEGTKAVTKYTSSK